The DNA segment GACATCCAGTCCTACATGTAGTATCCTTTTCATTGATGGCCTCCTGTTTGTAAGTGTTTATTACTTTACACTTATAGGGTAACCAGTCCCAGGTTTATAGGAGGTCATCCATATTTTCTTGGCGAACTCTCCAATCAAGGGGACTCTGTCCCCTTGAAACCCCTTGCGGGGCGTGCCGAGATTGTGCTTCTCTCACAGTTCGTTCTTACCACAAGTCTGATAACAAATCAGATTTTCCGGCTAAAACGGGTTGAGCTTCTTTACCCAAGGTTTGGAGCTACCCTCTCGACCCCTGACATGAATTGGTGCATTGGCAATGAACGGATGGAAATGCATTGTTTGATATTTAGTGATATCATTATTATATAAATGCTGTCAATTGCTAGCAGGAGGTATATATGGACAGTGTGACGATCGGGATCAGGATTCCACGCGAATTGAAGCTGATGTTCGACCAGTACTGCGACAGCCACGGAATGAAGAAGAATTTCCTGCTGGCCAGGATCATCGAGGAAAAAATCAGTGAGCTGATTGAAGATGAAGAAGACCTTGCTCTGGCTGAAAAAAGATTGAAAGACGAGACCATAGGCGCAAGCGAAGTAAAAAAATTCATCAAACGCAGACTCCGGAAATGACTTCAGTCTATAGACTGATTTACGCCCGCTCGATACTGAAGGATCTGGAAAAAATCCCGGAATCATGTATTCTCCAGATTGAAAAGTCTTTTTCTCAGATCGGAACCGATCCATTCACTCGTGGAGTAAAGAAGCTGAAGGGCAGCAGAAAAGGCCAGTCTATCCTGCGGTATCGTTCGGGAAACTACAGAATCATCTATCAGGTTGATACTGAAAAGAAAATCATCTTCATTCTTGCTGTCAAGCACCGGAAGGAAGCTTACCGGAGCAATTGATTGCTCACCGAGGCAATGGTGCAGGGATCGTCAGGAATCAGGATTTTGCTATATTTGCCTTACTCAATTTCCAGTTGTATCATGAATTATATTGTCGATGCGGAGGGACCATGCCACGCAATGGGAATGTGACCGGTGATTTCATTACTGATGATAAAGGTAAAAAGAAAGGCGTGATTATCGGCTTGAAAAAATACAGGGAACTCATGGAACTGATCGAAAATCTGGAAGACACACGCGATCTTCTGAAAGCCGAACTTGAAGCTTGTTCATTTACTCCCTATGATGAATTTCGCAAGACCTGGCTGTAGAAGTGATCTATCGGATCAAATCCAGGAATGAAGCTACCTATTTATGATTGAGAGTCTTTTATTCAAGTAATGAGATATCAACTTAATTCATAGGATCTGCCTTTGAATCACATTAACCTTCAGGTACAAGGTATCACCAAGCGTTTCGGTCCTTTTACGGCCAATGACGGGATTTCGTTTGAATTGAAATCAGGAGAGATCCTGGGGCTGCTTGGTGAAAACGGGGCAGGCAAAAGCACGCTGATGAATGTGCTGTATGGCCTTACGCAGCCTGACAGAGGCGAGATCCTGATCAACGGAAAAATTGTGGAAATCAGTTCGCCGGCTGTGGCGGTGTCACTCGGCATCGGCATGGTGCATCAGCATTTTATGCTCATCGATACCATGACTGTCGCGGAAAACATCGCTCTGGCACTCAGGGAGACTCCCTTTGTCCATCCATTAAAGAATCTCAGGGAAAAGATCCGGAAATTCGCTCAGGAATTTTCGTTTCAGATTGACCCTGACGCCAGAGTTTCGAATCTATCTGCAGGCGAGCGCCAGCGCACGGAGCTTCTGAAAGTGATGCTGCATGGCGCTGAAATCCTGATCCTGGACGAACCGACATCAGTGCTGACTCCTGGAGAAGCCCGGAATCTTTTCGCAGTTCTGCGGGAATTGAAAGCAAAGGGAAAGTCAGTGATTTTCATTTCCCACAAACTTGAAGAAGTGCTGGAGATCACTGACCGCGTGATTGTGCTTAAAAAGGGGAAACCGGCGGGTGAAGTGCTCACTGCGCAGAC comes from the Candidatus Wallbacteria bacterium genome and includes:
- a CDS encoding type II toxin-antitoxin system RelE/ParE family toxin, which gives rise to MTSVYRLIYARSILKDLEKIPESCILQIEKSFSQIGTDPFTRGVKKLKGSRKGQSILRYRSGNYRIIYQVDTEKKIIFILAVKHRKEAYRSN